The Dunckerocampus dactyliophorus isolate RoL2022-P2 chromosome 16, RoL_Ddac_1.1, whole genome shotgun sequence genome includes a window with the following:
- the LOC129169281 gene encoding remodeling and spacing factor 1-like, with protein MAASAATASSPPGLCPNYAVICSFLERYGALLDLPELTFPQLERYLRDTSSVPKLLVDLHVKLLRKIGKSVSADRWEKYLVKICQDFNTTWAWELEEKGYKGMTLESKTAILKYLCECQFDDNLKFKNAINEEDPDKMRLQPIGRDKDGQMYWFQLDQDNNVRLYVEEQDDLDGSSWKCIVRDRNDLAQVLVLLKTHIDPELLQKDAKNEEEKGGEVKKDESSSDEDSKDSTKVALPVSPKTESNRKVEHHDDVKLETSEVKSTLNGIVEAATEKPVDESVATKVQSIKEEPTDDVKLAGGDPTLPKVDPECAKAEAGEEAKRSNSDEIQQIKNKQQAKIPLKKRGMKFSEDFDKNIVQNLPVSKPDTPSKQGGNDHINGEVQPTPETQLQMRLSENLSDSNQEKHKASPKEDVLKDAMKEPRCPVKITPPPLPLSDQKEPSVLVGTEKSATMEKEEAPPESLTNEDKRSSNQEQDRTLAEAKPAGDQMHTSKNAKDNSNHKVKDIESEKLDCGNSTAAEETKDPEMTQSIADVKQTETSMIEKDSSESEAGKLDNSIKKTSPAGPHEKVLPTSIVKKEDQQKDDAGSREVALSSSVIKKAETPESVKSEKSSCNKECFEASVITKLGAELCPSAKKEETPKKPQASEDSKTSESSEEANTVDLYTAKLQQDHCPKTTEEASEHKERISSTADKTATPLESDAKSKQEQEQAAGEQPERMEEELASEVHKDENEKDSKSDKSTEKDAPEEPEVTKSTDQPSEPQRSEDTSESKEPTASEPTDKAAKSKSGEDESKKEATENCSEGLPDMKEKAVCRKGRIPAHLRKAKLQQEERRGDSESDTNTGGRSLRRSPRISRPTLKAVEIQDKKAEKCQATREKDEEEENKEEEEEEEQEVKVVQKKPREIKLAQEGQSKPKGRKRRKTRWSNTRTRHKRKGSDDEDDNSDEESSEYEESEEDEDDSDEDYKVERGRKRRRRHNRQRRSSDSSTSSDDDDLPPNDDPCKHCGLPNHPELILLCDSCDSGYHTACLRPPLMIIPDGEWFCPPCQHKKLCDKLEEQLLNLDAALKKKERAERRKERLIYVGISLENIITPTVEEEKPEVIVKEKKDSKRCKNWGRRSTRAKKSISYRFDEFDEAIEEAIEEDIKEAEGGGAGRGKDMANITGHRGKDMSTILQSEEGKENGRPMHPSAGQRKKKRRRLNDLDSDSTVDEEESEDEFCLSESSEEDFVVSENEAEAETDADSNSSDSNISGKRRAASLHSRNLLQRRRSSRKRRRPKGYSDDEEVETDEDVEEEEIATEGSSEYSDSDLDMSRRRSRRSHKAQVNYAETSESEGSQAETNRDKIKPRRRLDSSDSDASFSRDSEEGSRDQRMKRRGDSSEEESQQRRRRLALKRRRASEEEDSDSDSDESSEEDRPVRKRVNRIDSDDEDDKEQEDEKPKEKKAAEDGGGGSVTAKGTNSSVCNTAEPSLPSPLPPPSNGQTKNVEGVISRNGVGGQQGAAQEEDEDDLLGVTDLVDYVCNNEDL; from the exons ATGGCTGCTTCGGCGGCAACAGCGAGTTCTCCCCCTGGTTTGTGTCCAAATTACGCCGTTATATGCTCCTTCCTGGAACGCTACGGAGCACTGCTGGACTTGCCAGAGCTCACCTTCCCACAGTTGGAGAGGTACCTGCGGGACACATCCTCAG ttCCAAAGCTTCTGGTTGATCTTCATGTCAAGTTGCTGAGGAAGATTGGAAAGTCCGTGTCAGCGGACAGATGGGAGAAGTATCTAGTCAAG ATATGCCAAGATTTCAACACAACATGGGCATGGGAGCTGGAGGAAAAGGGATACAAGGGTATGACGTTGGAGAGCAAGACAGCGATTCTCAAA TATCTGTGCGAGTGTCAGTTTGATGACAACCTCAAGTTCAAAAATGCCATCAATGAGGAGGACCCAGACAAAATGCGGCTGCAGCCCATCGGCCGCGACAAGGACGGCCAGATGTACTGGTTCCAGCTGGACCAGGACAACAACGTCCGCCTCTATGTGGAGGAGCAGGACGACCTGGACGGCTCTTCATGGAAGTGTATCGTCAG AGATCGTAACGACCTAGCACAGGTCTTGGTTCTGCTCAAGACACATATTGATCCTGAGCTCCTGCAGAAAGATGCCaaaaatgaagaggaaaaaggag GCGAAGTAAAAAAAGACGAGAGCTCATCAGATGAGGACAGCAAAGACTCCACCAAGGTGGCCTTACCTGTTTCACCGAAGACAGAGAGCAATCGAAAAGTTGAACACCATGATGACGTCAAATTGGAAACATCCGAGGTCAAATCGACTTTGAACGGCATCGTTGAGGCTGCAACGGAAAAGCCAGTTGATGAAAGTGTAGCCACAAAAGTCCAGAGCATCAAAGAAGAGCCGACGGATGATGTGAAGTTGGCAGGCGGGGACCCGACTCTCCCAAAAGTTGATCCTGAGTGTGCAAAGGCTGAGGCAGGTGAGGAGGCCAAGAGAAGCAACTCGGACGAGATCCAGCAGATCAAGAACAAGCAGCAGGCCAAGATCCCCTTGAAGAAAAGAGGGATGAAGTTCAGCGAGgactttgacaaaaacattgtGCAGAATCTGCCTGTTTCCAAACCCGACACCCCTTCCAAGCAAGGCGGCAACGACCACATCAACGGCGAAGTTCAGCCGACACCAGAGACGCAACTCCAGATGCGTTTGAGCGAGAACTTGAGTGACAGCAACCAGGAAAAACACAAAGCTTCTCCAAAAGAAGATGTGCTGAAAGATGCCATGAAGGAACCTCGCTGTCCTGTGAAGATCACACCACCACCGTTGCCACTATCGGACCAGAAAGAACCAAGTGTGCTGGTCGGAACAGAAAAGAGTGCCACAATGGAGAAGGAGGAAGCTCCTCCAGAGTCTTTGACTAATGAGGACAAGAGGTCATCCAATCAGGAACAGGATCGAACTCTAGCAGAAGCCAAGCCAGCAGGTGACCAGATGCACACGTCAAAAAATGCTAAAGACAATTCAAATCATAAAGTCAAAGACATAGAGTCCGAAAAACTAGACTGCGGGAACTCGACGGCTGCTGAAGAAACGAAGGACCCCGAGATGACACAAAGTATAGCAGACGTCAAGCAAACAGAAACGAGCATGATAGAAAAAGACTCAAGCGAGAGTGAAGCAGGAAAGTTGGATAACTCTATCAAGAAAACTTCTCCTGCAGGACCTCACGAGAAGGTGCTGCCGACATCCATCGTCAAGAAGGAAGACCAGCAAAAGGACGACGCAGGGAGCCGAGAGGTAGCACTGAGCTCCAGCGTCATTAAAAAGGCAGAGACACCTGAAAGCGTGAAATCAGAGAAATCATCCTGTAATAAAGAATGCTTTGAGGCATCTGTTATTACAAAGCTGGGCGCAGAATTGTGTCCATCGGCTAAGAAAGAGGAGACCCCAAAAAAGCCTCAAGCCAGCGAGGACAGCAAGACATCTGAATCATCTGAAGAAGCAAACACTGTAGATCTTTACACGGCAAAACTGCAACAGGACCATTGTCCCAAAACGACAGAGGAGGCTTCTGAACATAAAGAAAGAATATCCAGCACTGCTGACAAAACCGCCACCCCTCTAGAATCTGATGCAAAGTccaaacaggaacaggaacaggcaGCTGGGGAACAGCCTGAAAGAATGGAGGAGGAGCTTGCATCAGAAGTCCACAAGGATGAAAATGAGAAGGATTCCAAAAGCGATAAATCAACGGAGAAAGATGCACCTGAAGAACCTGAAGTGACGAAATCCACTGACCAACCGTCTGAGCCGCAGCGATCTGAGGACACGAGTGAGAGCAAAGAACCCACCGCCAGCGAGCCAACAGACAAGGCTGCCAAAAGCAAAAGCGGAGAAGACGAGTCCAAGAAAGAGGCGACGGAAAACTGCAGCGAAGGTCTGCCAGACATGAAGGAGAAGGCCGTCTGCCGGAAAGGCAGAATTCCCGCTCACCTCCGCAAGGCCAAACTCCAGCAGGAGGAGAGGAGGGGCGACTCGGAGTCTGACACCAACACTGGCGGGAGGTCGCTGCGACGATCGCCGAGGATCTCCAGACCCACGCTAAAGGCGGTGGAGATCCAGGACAAGAAGGCGGAGAAGTGCCAGGCCACCCGGGAAAAAGATgaggaagaagaaaacaaggaagaagaagaggaggaggagcaggaggtgaAGGTTGTTCAAAAGAAGCCCAGAGAGATAAAGTTGGCTCAGGAGGGTCAATCCAAACCAAAG gGGCGAAAACGCCGGAAGACACGCTGGTCCAACACGCGCACCCGCCACAAAAGGAAAGGCTCCGATGATGAAGACGACAACAGCGATGAGGAGTCCAGTGAATATGAGGAAAGCGAAGAGGACGAAGACGACAGCGACGAGGACTACAAGGTGGAGCGGGGCCGGAAGCGCCGCCGCCGCCACAACCGACAGCGACGAAGCTCAGACTCCTCCACGTCCTCGGACGACGATGACCTGCCGCCCAACGATGACCCGTGCAAACACTGTGGTCTTCCCAATCACCCGGAGCTG ATCTTATTGTGCGATTCGTGCGACAGCGGCTACCACACGGCCTGTCTGAGACCGCCACTCATGATCATCCCCGACGGTGAATGGTTCTGCCCGCCCTGCCAGCAT AAAAAGCTCTGTGATAAACTAGAAGAGCAGCTGCTAAACCTTGACGCCGCCTTGAAGAAGAAAGAGCGGGCAGAGAGAAG gAAAGAGCGTCTCATTTATGTCGGAATCAGTCTGGAAAACATCATCACACCTACG gtggaggaggagaagccAGAGGTGATTGTCAAAGAGAAGAAGGACTCCAAGCGATGCAAGAACTGGGGTCGAAGGTCAACAAGAGCCAAGAAGTCCATCAGCTACAG ATTCGACGAGTTTGACGAGGCCATTGAGGAGGCCATTgaggaagacatcaaagaagCCGAAGGAGGAG GAGCCGGCCGTGGAAAAGACATGGCCAACATCACAGGACACCGAGGCAAGGACATGTCCACCATCCTCCAGTCGGAAGAGGGCAAGGAGAACGGCCGACCAATGCACCCCAGCGCCGGGCAGCGCAAGAAAAAACGGCGGCGTCTCAACGACCTGGACAGCGACAGCACGGTGGACGAGGAGGAAAGCGAAGACGAGTTTTGTCTCAGCGAAAG CTCCGAGGAGGACTTTGTGGTCTCCGAGAACGAGGCAGAAGCAGAGACTGACGCAGACTCCAACAGCAGCGACAGCAATATCAGCGGCAAGCGTCGCGCGGCCAGCTTACACAGCCGGAATCTGCTCCAGCGACGACGAAGCTCCAGAAAGCGGCGGCGACCCAAAGGCTACTCTGATGACGAGGAAGTGGAAACGGACGAGGATGTTGAGGAAGAGGAAATAG CGACGGAAGGCTCCAGCGAGTACAGCGACAGCGATCTGGACATGAGTCGGCGGCGGTCGCGGCGCAGCCACAAGGCGCAGGTGAATTATGCAGAGACGTCAGAATCCGAAGGCTCTCAGGCCGAAACCAACCGGGACAAAATTAAACCGAGACGGCGCCTGGACAGCTCGGACAGTGACG CGAGCTTCTCCCGAGACTCTGAGGAGGGCTCCAGGGAtcagaggatgaagaggagaggCGACTCCTCGGAAGAAGAGTCCCAGCAGCGACGCCGGCGCCTCGCCCTCAAGCGCAGGAGAGCTTCAGAAGAGGAGGACTCGGACAGCGACTCTGACGAATCGTCTGAGGAGGACCGGCCCGTCCGTAAGAGGGTAAACCGTATCGATTCGGATGACGAGGACGACAAAGAGCAAGAAGACGAGAAACCGAAAGAGAAGAAAGCAGCCGAGGACGgcggtggtggcagtgtgacgGCGAAGGGAACGAACTCATCGGTCTGCAACACGGCCGAGCCGTCACTCCCATCTCCGCTGCCACCACCCTCCAACGGACAGACCAAGAACGTGGAGGGCGTGATCAGCCGAAATGGAGTGGGCGGCCAGCAAGGGGCGGCACAAGAGGAGGACGAAGACGACCTCTTGGGGGTCACAGACCTCGTGGACTACGTCTGCAATAACGaagacttgtaa